In one window of Meiothermus sp. DNA:
- the hutH gene encoding histidine ammonia-lyase, translating into MLELDTELSLKDFHRVVREKVPAHLSQAARERLTRCRAFVEKLVARDEPVYGLNTGFGKLATVRVEAKDLRLLQRNLLLSHAIGVGEPFPAEVVRGMLLLRAQSLALGYSGVRVEVVGRLLWFLNQDILPVVPSQGSVGASGDLAPLAHMCLPLIGVGEVEHRGQVRPAGQVLLEAGLEPLELEAKEGLALINGTQAMTALLALLLLDAEVLLKTADIAVAMSVEALKGSHRPFDEAVARLRPHPGMAATSANVRRLLQDSEIMRSHVDCDKVQDAYSLRAAPQVHGASRDALAHVREVVLREMQSVTDNPLVLPEEGRTLSAGNFHGQPLALAADYAGIALAELANIAERRIEQMLNPALSGLPAFLAEGSGLNSGLMISQYTAAALVSENKVLAHPASVDSIPTSANQEDHVSMGTIGARKARSIFENTLWVLAIELASAAQALDFHAPLRPGKGVEAVWQRIRQEIPHLDRDRYLKPELARLCELIRSGELVGVAEQAVGALA; encoded by the coding sequence ATGCTAGAACTGGATACCGAACTGAGCCTGAAAGATTTTCACCGGGTGGTGCGCGAAAAAGTGCCGGCGCACCTGAGCCAGGCCGCGCGGGAACGCCTGACGCGCTGCCGGGCCTTTGTGGAAAAGCTGGTGGCCCGCGACGAGCCGGTCTACGGCCTTAACACCGGCTTCGGCAAGCTGGCCACAGTGCGTGTTGAGGCCAAAGACCTGCGGCTCTTGCAGCGCAACCTGCTGCTTTCCCATGCGATTGGGGTGGGGGAGCCGTTCCCCGCCGAAGTGGTGCGGGGCATGCTGTTGTTGCGGGCCCAGAGCCTGGCCCTGGGTTACTCCGGGGTGCGGGTGGAGGTGGTGGGGCGGCTGTTGTGGTTTTTGAACCAGGACATCCTCCCGGTGGTGCCCTCGCAGGGCTCGGTGGGGGCCTCGGGCGACCTAGCCCCCCTGGCCCACATGTGTTTGCCCTTAATCGGTGTGGGCGAGGTGGAGCATAGGGGGCAGGTGCGTCCGGCGGGCCAGGTGTTGCTCGAGGCAGGCTTAGAGCCGCTGGAACTCGAGGCCAAAGAAGGCCTGGCCCTCATCAACGGCACCCAGGCCATGACCGCGTTGCTGGCCCTTTTGCTGCTGGATGCCGAAGTGTTGCTCAAGACCGCCGATATCGCCGTGGCCATGAGCGTGGAGGCCCTCAAGGGGAGCCACCGGCCCTTCGACGAGGCCGTCGCCCGCCTGCGCCCCCACCCCGGCATGGCCGCCACCAGCGCCAATGTGCGCAGGCTTTTGCAAGACTCCGAAATCATGCGCTCGCACGTAGACTGCGACAAGGTGCAGGATGCCTACAGTCTACGGGCGGCTCCCCAGGTACACGGGGCCAGCCGCGATGCCCTGGCCCATGTGCGCGAGGTGGTGCTGCGGGAGATGCAGAGCGTAACCGACAACCCCCTGGTGCTCCCCGAGGAAGGGCGTACCCTCTCGGCGGGCAACTTCCACGGCCAGCCTTTGGCCCTGGCCGCCGACTACGCCGGTATTGCCCTGGCCGAGCTGGCCAACATCGCCGAGCGCCGCATCGAGCAGATGTTGAACCCTGCCCTCTCGGGCTTGCCGGCCTTTCTGGCCGAGGGCAGCGGCCTCAACTCCGGCCTGATGATCAGCCAGTACACCGCCGCAGCACTGGTCAGCGAAAACAAGGTACTCGCGCACCCTGCCTCGGTGGACTCCATCCCCACCAGCGCCAACCAGGAAGACCATGTCTCCATGGGCACCATCGGGGCCCGCAAGGCCCGCAGCATCTTTGAAAACACCCTCTGGGTGCTGGCTATCGAGCTGGCCTCGGCGGCCCAGGCCCTGGACTTTCACGCCCCCCTGCGGCCCGGCAAGGGGGTGGAGGCAGTTTGGCAACGCATCCGGCAGGAGATTCCCCACCTGGATCGCGACCGCTACCTCAAGCCGGAGCTCGCGCGCCTGTGCGAGCTGATTCGCAGCGGGGAGCTGGTCGGGGTGGCGGAGCAGGCCGTGGGTGCCCTGGCATAG
- a CDS encoding GntR family transcriptional regulator, with the protein MKYRQVKEAVLQELNKPTPGFPLSENSLARRFGVSRMTARRALQELSQEGWLYRTQGRLSTPAPRRFNQGYLRVRPFYEFARAQGAQPKTRVLAAELRPTPTGVREKLGVEQALYVERLRFLDDEPVQREVRYLHPVHCAPILEHDLTSESIHDLLVHTLGLPLTRVWQRLEAVALGQDIARLLQQPSKAPALRLERLTYTLEQPITWVEYLMRADRYYLEDTFIPQGERP; encoded by the coding sequence ATGAAATACCGGCAAGTCAAGGAAGCGGTCTTGCAAGAGCTCAACAAACCGACCCCGGGCTTTCCTCTATCGGAAAACAGCCTGGCCCGTCGCTTTGGGGTGAGCCGCATGACCGCCCGGCGAGCCCTGCAGGAGCTTAGCCAGGAAGGTTGGCTCTACCGCACCCAGGGCCGCCTGAGCACCCCCGCTCCCCGGCGCTTTAACCAGGGTTATTTGCGGGTGCGGCCCTTCTACGAGTTCGCCCGAGCGCAAGGAGCCCAGCCCAAAACCCGGGTGCTGGCCGCCGAATTGCGCCCCACTCCCACCGGGGTTCGCGAGAAGCTAGGGGTAGAACAAGCCCTCTATGTCGAGCGGCTGCGCTTCCTCGACGACGAGCCGGTGCAGCGGGAGGTGCGTTACCTACACCCGGTACACTGCGCCCCGATCCTCGAGCACGACCTCACCAGCGAGTCCATCCACGACCTGCTGGTACACACCCTGGGCCTGCCCCTCACCCGGGTCTGGCAGCGCCTCGAAGCCGTGGCCCTGGGCCAGGACATCGCCAGACTGCTCCAACAGCCCAGCAAAGCCCCCGCTTTGCGCCTCGAGCGGCTTACCTACACCCTCGAGCAGCCCATCACCTGGGTGGAATACCTGATGCGGGCCGACCGCTACTACCTGGAAGATACCTTTATCCCCCAAGGAGAACGCCCATGA
- the hutU gene encoding urocanate hydratase, which produces MTYKAPRGPKTAKGWIQEAAKRMLLNNLDAEVAEKPEELIVYGGRGKAARSPQDLQRILAVLERLENDETLLVQSGRAVGVFRTQPLAPRVIIANSNLVPRWATWEEFDRLDRLGLMMYGQMTAGSWIYIGTQGILQGTYETFAAAARKHFGGSLKGTITVTGGLGGMGGAQPLAVTLNGGVAICVEIDPERIQRRLDTAYLDVRANSLDEALRLAEDAKHKGEPLSIGLLGNTAEVLPEMVRRGFTPELVTDQTSAHDPLYGYIPVLHADEDPALLRQRDPQGYKERVLHDMATHCRAIVEMQKKGAIAFDYGNNLRAFAQLGGFAEAFSYPGFVPAFIRDQFCEGRGPFRWVALSGKPEDIYKTDKAVLELFPEDEGLHRWLTEGVKKFKFQGLPARICWLGYKERDKAGLLFNEMVARGEVGVPIVIGRDHLDAGSVASPYRETEAMLDTSDAVADWPILNFALNAVSGAAWVSFHHGGGVGMGYSLHAGQVTVADGSEEAAYRLERVLTNDPGTGVMRHAHAGYDSARQVARERGLDLAGWEQEG; this is translated from the coding sequence ATGACCTACAAAGCGCCCCGAGGACCCAAAACCGCCAAAGGCTGGATCCAGGAAGCCGCCAAGCGCATGCTTCTCAACAACCTCGACGCCGAGGTGGCCGAGAAGCCCGAAGAGCTCATCGTCTACGGCGGGCGCGGCAAGGCGGCCCGCAGCCCCCAGGATCTGCAACGTATCCTGGCGGTGCTCGAGCGGCTCGAGAACGACGAGACCTTGCTGGTGCAGTCGGGCCGGGCGGTGGGGGTGTTCCGCACCCAGCCCCTAGCCCCCCGGGTGATCATCGCCAACTCCAACCTGGTGCCCCGGTGGGCCACCTGGGAGGAGTTCGACCGGCTGGACCGCCTGGGCCTGATGATGTACGGCCAGATGACGGCGGGAAGCTGGATCTACATCGGCACCCAGGGCATCCTCCAGGGCACCTACGAGACCTTCGCCGCCGCGGCCCGCAAGCACTTTGGCGGCTCGCTGAAGGGCACCATCACCGTCACCGGCGGGCTGGGCGGCATGGGCGGGGCACAGCCCCTGGCCGTGACCCTCAATGGCGGGGTGGCGATCTGCGTGGAGATCGACCCCGAGCGCATCCAGCGCCGCCTGGACACCGCTTATCTGGACGTGCGGGCCAACTCCCTGGACGAGGCGCTCCGCTTGGCCGAAGACGCCAAACACAAGGGCGAGCCCCTCTCCATCGGGCTCTTGGGCAATACTGCGGAGGTGCTGCCGGAGATGGTGCGCCGGGGCTTCACCCCCGAGCTCGTCACCGACCAGACCAGCGCCCACGACCCCCTCTACGGCTACATCCCCGTCCTGCACGCCGACGAAGACCCGGCCCTCCTGCGCCAGCGCGACCCCCAGGGCTACAAGGAACGCGTCCTGCACGACATGGCCACCCACTGCCGCGCCATTGTGGAGATGCAGAAAAAAGGCGCTATCGCCTTCGATTACGGCAACAATCTGCGGGCTTTTGCCCAGTTGGGGGGCTTCGCGGAAGCTTTCAGCTACCCCGGCTTCGTGCCGGCCTTCATCCGCGACCAGTTCTGCGAGGGGCGCGGCCCTTTTCGCTGGGTGGCGCTCTCCGGCAAACCTGAGGACATCTACAAGACTGATAAGGCCGTGCTCGAGCTCTTCCCCGAGGACGAGGGCCTACACCGCTGGCTCACCGAGGGGGTGAAGAAGTTCAAGTTCCAGGGCCTCCCCGCCCGCATCTGCTGGCTGGGTTACAAGGAGCGCGACAAGGCCGGGCTCCTCTTCAACGAGATGGTGGCGAGGGGCGAGGTGGGGGTCCCCATCGTGATTGGCCGCGACCACCTGGACGCCGGTTCGGTGGCCTCCCCCTACCGCGAGACCGAAGCCATGCTCGACACCTCGGACGCCGTGGCCGACTGGCCCATCCTGAACTTCGCGCTCAACGCGGTCTCGGGCGCGGCCTGGGTCAGCTTCCACCACGGCGGCGGGGTGGGCATGGGCTACAGCCTGCACGCCGGGCAGGTCACGGTGGCGGATGGCTCGGAGGAAGCCGCCTACCGATTGGAGCGCGTCCTGACCAACGACCCCGGCACCGGCGTGATGCGCCATGCCCACGCGGGTTATGACTCGGCCAGGCAGGTCGCCCGCGAGCGCGGCCTGGATCTGGCAGGGTGGGAACAGGAAGGATGA
- the hutI gene encoding imidazolonepropionase, giving the protein MKQVFTGIAELYTPRKRLERAALAVQDGRFVWVGAEDSLPEEYRDWPHIDLGGRGEGPSAPGGRRGVVPGIVDAHTHLVYGGNRLGEYLKRARGESYEAILAAGGGIYATVRATHAASEDELYEWAKARAALFLAQGVTAIEIKSGYGLLPEAELRMLRVIRRLGETLAQRIFPTLLAHVVPGGWEREKYVAMFTRELIPEVARSGLAEAVDVFCDEGAFTLKETRGILEAALLHNLKIKLHAEQIAHTGATKLAAELGALSADHLEQSTPDDWQALAKSGTVGTVLPGAAVILRKPFPDARAMWDAGVRVAIATDHNPGSSPLYSPWLGMQLTLSLGRLSAEEALIAHTENAALALGRKDLGRIEVGAQADFVVVDSNSALQPLYRWGHTPIHAVYVGGRRVFPPG; this is encoded by the coding sequence ATGAAACAAGTATTCACCGGCATCGCTGAGCTTTACACGCCGAGAAAAAGGCTCGAGCGCGCCGCCCTCGCGGTGCAGGACGGGCGCTTTGTCTGGGTCGGGGCCGAGGACAGCCTGCCGGAGGAATACCGCGACTGGCCCCACATCGACCTGGGCGGGCGTGGTGAAGGGCCATCGGCCCCCGGCGGACGCCGAGGCGTAGTCCCCGGCATTGTGGATGCGCACACCCACCTGGTCTACGGCGGCAATCGCCTGGGCGAGTACCTAAAGCGCGCGCGGGGCGAGAGCTACGAGGCCATCCTGGCCGCCGGGGGCGGGATTTATGCAACGGTGCGGGCTACCCATGCAGCTTCAGAAGATGAGTTATACGAGTGGGCCAAAGCTCGAGCCGCCCTCTTCCTGGCCCAAGGGGTAACCGCCATAGAAATCAAGAGTGGCTACGGCCTCCTTCCCGAAGCCGAGCTCAGGATGCTGCGGGTGATCCGGCGGCTCGGGGAAACCCTGGCCCAGCGCATCTTTCCCACCCTGCTGGCCCACGTGGTGCCGGGGGGCTGGGAGCGGGAAAAGTACGTAGCGATGTTCACCCGTGAACTGATCCCCGAGGTGGCCCGCAGCGGGCTGGCCGAGGCCGTGGACGTGTTTTGTGATGAAGGTGCGTTCACCCTGAAAGAGACCCGCGGGATTCTCGAGGCCGCCCTTTTGCACAACCTAAAAATAAAACTCCACGCCGAGCAGATCGCCCACACCGGGGCCACCAAGCTCGCGGCGGAGCTCGGGGCGCTGTCGGCGGACCACCTCGAGCAGTCCACCCCGGACGACTGGCAGGCCCTGGCCAAGAGCGGCACGGTGGGCACCGTCCTGCCCGGCGCGGCGGTCATCCTGCGCAAGCCCTTCCCCGACGCGCGGGCCATGTGGGATGCGGGCGTGAGGGTCGCCATCGCCACCGACCACAACCCCGGCAGCAGCCCGCTTTACAGCCCCTGGCTGGGAATGCAGCTCACCCTAAGCCTGGGCCGCCTCAGCGCCGAGGAGGCCCTGATTGCCCACACCGAAAACGCCGCGCTGGCCCTGGGCAGGAAGGATTTGGGGAGGATTGAGGTGGGGGCCCAGGCCGATTTCGTGGTGGTGGATTCAAACAGTGCGCTCCAGCCGCTCTATCGATGGGGCCATACGCCGATTCACGCAGTCTACGTGGGCGGCAGACGGGTTTTTCCCCCTGGCTAA
- a CDS encoding alpha/beta fold hydrolase encodes MSIVQVQDTVVEVPGGQVFTRQWATGQPQKTPLVLLHDSLGSVELWRGFPAALAQATGRTVWAYDRLGFGRSSPRTKTPSLGFILEEAQIYFPAVAAKLELDQYILFGHSVGGAMALCIAAHQGERCRAVISEAAQTFVEARTLEGIRAAQQGFQDPAQFARLTRWHGEKARWVLEAWTGVWLSPAFRDWTLEPCLSRVRCPVLAIHGDADEYGSVAFPQHIVAGVSGPARLELVQGCGHVPHREQEPLVLGLVRDFLENLP; translated from the coding sequence GTGAGCATCGTACAGGTTCAAGATACGGTGGTAGAGGTTCCGGGTGGCCAGGTCTTCACGCGGCAGTGGGCTACGGGCCAGCCCCAGAAGACCCCCCTTGTGCTGCTGCACGACTCGTTGGGGTCGGTAGAGCTTTGGCGCGGGTTTCCGGCGGCCTTGGCCCAGGCCACCGGACGAACGGTGTGGGCCTACGACCGCCTGGGTTTTGGACGGTCTTCGCCCAGAACTAAAACCCCTTCGCTGGGCTTTATCCTCGAGGAGGCCCAAATCTACTTCCCCGCCGTTGCCGCGAAGCTCGAGCTAGACCAGTACATCCTCTTTGGGCACAGCGTGGGGGGCGCTATGGCCCTGTGCATTGCTGCCCATCAGGGCGAACGCTGCCGGGCCGTGATTAGCGAGGCAGCCCAGACCTTTGTGGAAGCGCGCACCCTGGAGGGCATCCGGGCCGCTCAGCAGGGCTTCCAGGATCCCGCCCAGTTTGCCCGCCTCACCCGCTGGCACGGCGAAAAAGCCCGCTGGGTGCTGGAAGCCTGGACGGGGGTCTGGCTCTCGCCTGCCTTTCGGGACTGGACGCTGGAGCCCTGTTTGAGTCGGGTTCGCTGCCCCGTGCTGGCCATCCACGGCGACGCCGATGAGTACGGCTCTGTGGCCTTTCCGCAGCACATTGTGGCGGGGGTATCGGGCCCCGCCCGCCTGGAACTTGTGCAGGGCTGCGGCCACGTCCCCCACCGGGAACAAGAGCCTTTAGTGCTGGGGCTGGTACGGGACTTCCTGGAGAATTTGCCCTAG
- a CDS encoding DUF2200 domain-containing protein, which yields MNDAHLDERIRQMTFASVYPHYLAKAQKKGRTKAELHQVIAWLTGYSEEEIHEHLESHSTFEDFFANARLNPNARHITGSICGYRVEEIENPLAQQVRYLDKLVDELARGRKLEKILRTA from the coding sequence ATGAACGACGCCCACCTGGACGAGCGAATTCGCCAGATGACCTTTGCCTCGGTATACCCGCATTATCTGGCCAAGGCGCAGAAGAAGGGGCGAACCAAGGCCGAGCTGCATCAGGTGATTGCCTGGCTCACGGGCTACAGTGAAGAGGAAATTCACGAGCACCTCGAGAGCCACTCGACCTTTGAAGACTTTTTTGCAAACGCGCGTCTGAACCCCAACGCAAGACACATAACCGGCTCCATCTGCGGCTACCGGGTCGAAGAGATCGAGAATCCCCTTGCGCAACAGGTTCGCTACCTGGACAAGCTGGTGGACGAGCTGGCCAGGGGGCGCAAGCTCGAGAAAATACTTCGCACTGCATAG
- a CDS encoding dihydrofolate reductase family protein — protein sequence MAKLVFGMNQSLDGYVDHVMFGVSPALFRHFVREAQQQAGSVYGRRMYEVMRYWDDDHPDWGADEQAYAAAWRAQPRWVVSRSLASVGPNATLVREDLEDTLRKLKAEQEGEIEVAGPELAHSLTQLGLIDEYRIYLHPVVLGRGKPYFAGPRPPLRFVAADRMDENVVRLVYVPA from the coding sequence ATGGCCAAGCTCGTGTTTGGAATGAATCAGTCCCTCGATGGGTACGTGGATCATGTGATGTTTGGTGTCAGCCCTGCGCTATTTCGCCACTTCGTCCGGGAAGCCCAGCAGCAGGCGGGGAGTGTGTACGGCCGCCGGATGTACGAGGTCATGCGCTACTGGGACGACGACCACCCCGACTGGGGGGCGGACGAACAGGCCTACGCCGCGGCCTGGCGGGCCCAGCCCAGATGGGTGGTCTCGAGGTCGCTGGCTTCTGTGGGGCCCAACGCCACGCTGGTTCGGGAGGATCTCGAGGATACCCTTCGTAAGCTAAAGGCCGAACAGGAGGGGGAGATTGAGGTGGCCGGCCCAGAACTGGCGCACAGCCTAACCCAACTGGGCCTGATTGACGAGTATCGCATCTACCTGCATCCGGTGGTGCTGGGCCGGGGCAAGCCCTACTTTGCCGGGCCGCGGCCACCGCTGCGCTTTGTGGCTGCTGACCGTATGGACGAGAACGTGGTCAGACTGGTTTACGTGCCTGCCTAA
- a CDS encoding dihydrofolate reductase family protein: MKTLITEFISLDGVVQAPGAPTEDTDGGFAHGGWLVKYFDPEIIGGTFDELAKQSDALLQGRRTYQVSAAAWPSQSGDGFSDWINRVQKYVVSDTLKEEDIVWHPTKIVRGRDFLKTVADLRAQPGGYIYVYGSPTMVQSLLAADLVDELVLTVVPLIVGGGKKLFPAMAEILPFELVSAVKASTGAQVCRYARAR, translated from the coding sequence ATGAAAACGCTCATTACCGAATTCATCAGCCTCGACGGCGTTGTCCAGGCTCCCGGTGCCCCGACGGAAGACACCGACGGTGGGTTTGCCCACGGCGGGTGGTTGGTGAAGTATTTTGACCCGGAGATTATCGGCGGGACGTTTGACGAACTGGCCAAGCAGAGCGACGCGCTCCTGCAAGGGCGCCGTACCTACCAGGTTTCGGCTGCTGCGTGGCCCAGCCAGTCGGGCGACGGGTTTTCCGACTGGATCAACCGCGTGCAGAAGTATGTGGTGTCCGACACGCTCAAGGAGGAAGACATCGTGTGGCATCCCACGAAGATTGTCCGCGGTCGCGACTTCCTGAAGACGGTGGCCGATCTACGGGCGCAGCCGGGAGGCTACATCTATGTGTATGGCAGCCCTACGATGGTGCAGTCGCTCCTTGCCGCAGACTTGGTCGACGAACTCGTGCTCACGGTCGTCCCGCTTATCGTCGGGGGCGGAAAGAAGCTCTTCCCGGCGATGGCTGAGATACTGCCTTTCGAGCTCGTTTCAGCCGTGAAGGCGAGCACCGGCGCCCAGGTTTGCCGCTATGCCCGCGCACGCTAG
- a CDS encoding dihydrofolate reductase family protein produces the protein MSKVFVNISLSLDGYMAPEGMTMENWDRPEYMDWGAKWGALMGWALNQQYLREKLGFGPGGETGPVNDMLRRTFERTGAHIMGKRMFDGGERGWPEEAPFHTPVYVLTHQQREPWVRPGGTTFYFVNEGPERALELARQAANGRDIRISGGADVIQQYLNLGAVDELEIALVPVLFGAGRRLFEHLQEPLARFQIDKVLDTPGVTHLRYVRA, from the coding sequence GTGAGCAAGGTATTTGTAAACATCAGTTTGAGCCTGGACGGCTATATGGCCCCGGAAGGCATGACCATGGAGAATTGGGACAGGCCCGAGTACATGGACTGGGGCGCTAAGTGGGGCGCGTTGATGGGCTGGGCCCTGAATCAACAGTACCTGAGGGAGAAGCTTGGGTTTGGCCCGGGCGGCGAGACCGGTCCAGTGAACGATATGCTTCGCCGCACCTTCGAGCGCACCGGTGCGCACATCATGGGTAAGCGCATGTTCGACGGCGGCGAGCGCGGCTGGCCGGAGGAGGCCCCGTTTCACACCCCGGTCTACGTGCTCACCCACCAGCAGCGCGAACCCTGGGTTCGGCCTGGGGGCACCACGTTTTACTTTGTCAATGAGGGGCCAGAGCGGGCGCTCGAGCTGGCCCGGCAAGCCGCCAACGGGCGGGATATTCGCATCTCGGGCGGCGCAGATGTGATCCAGCAGTACCTGAACCTGGGGGCGGTAGACGAACTGGAAATCGCCTTGGTTCCGGTGCTGTTCGGTGCCGGCCGGCGTCTGTTCGAGCATTTGCAGGAGCCCCTGGCGCGCTTTCAGATCGATAAGGTTCTCGATACGCCCGGCGTCACCCATCTGCGCTACGTGCGCGCCTAG
- a CDS encoding gamma-glutamylcyclotransferase family protein: protein MNDQWYFAYGSNLSRRQMEQRTGPIREARQARLDGYRLAFNKRGSDGTGKANIVPDGGATVWGIVYLCRPDALREMDEHEGVAGGHYARYGIRIRLDDGDELDAVTYVAGKAFIDDSLTPSARYLATILDGARQHLLPDDYIRSIEALARPRSASDVQRTA from the coding sequence GTGAACGATCAGTGGTACTTCGCCTATGGCAGCAATCTCTCGCGGCGCCAGATGGAGCAGCGCACGGGACCTATCAGGGAGGCTCGGCAAGCTCGGCTCGATGGATACCGGCTGGCGTTCAACAAGCGCGGTAGCGATGGCACAGGCAAGGCGAACATTGTTCCAGATGGAGGTGCGACTGTCTGGGGCATTGTGTACCTGTGCCGTCCTGATGCTCTCCGCGAGATGGACGAGCACGAGGGAGTTGCGGGCGGACATTATGCGCGATACGGGATTCGCATCCGACTTGACGATGGCGATGAGTTGGATGCTGTGACATACGTTGCCGGAAAGGCGTTTATCGACGACTCGCTCACTCCGAGCGCCAGGTACCTTGCGACCATCCTCGATGGGGCAAGACAGCATCTGCTTCCGGACGACTACATCCGCAGCATCGAGGCGTTGGCGAGACCACGGAGCGCATCAGATGTGCAGCGCACGGCCTAA
- a CDS encoding cyclopropane-fatty-acyl-phospholipid synthase family protein, with protein sequence MTGDISPRLAEIVEALPLRPGLRVLEIGCGPGVAARAIARRIGNGHVLGIDRSAKAIAQAVAGSGSEIASGRLSFRQVAVEDFVLQEGEKPYDIAFAVRVGALDGRHPELERAALNRIAHALVKDGRLFLDGGDPLREVALPRPNNRL encoded by the coding sequence ATGACCGGTGACATATCTCCCAGACTTGCTGAGATCGTCGAGGCTCTGCCATTGCGGCCTGGTCTTCGAGTGCTGGAGATTGGGTGCGGCCCGGGCGTTGCCGCACGTGCCATAGCACGTCGGATTGGGAACGGGCATGTTCTGGGCATAGACCGATCAGCCAAGGCTATTGCGCAAGCCGTGGCAGGTTCGGGGTCTGAGATCGCTTCTGGTCGCTTGAGCTTTCGTCAGGTCGCTGTCGAGGACTTCGTGCTCCAGGAAGGCGAGAAGCCCTATGACATTGCGTTTGCGGTACGAGTCGGCGCACTTGACGGGCGGCATCCAGAGTTAGAGCGTGCGGCACTTAATCGCATTGCTCACGCTCTGGTCAAAGATGGACGTCTTTTCCTAGATGGCGGTGATCCCCTTCGGGAGGTTGCGCTACCGCGGCCTAACAACCGGTTGTAG
- a CDS encoding transposase, with translation MRLHAQVDDRGYLRRVLLRPAQEHDVTVAVRLLRGLKYVVVTGDRGYLSRGLKAEVARQGVDLIARHKRNMRPHSQRERCLLRGHRIIESVFSSLDRLGLSERPYRKTRGLIFHIYAVLLGYGLRMRMEHDPAWKLLISYGRRLEIGWGCFSELGLTLSSSLKSILFAKGQMSLSLLTGLSF, from the coding sequence TTGCGCTTGCACGCCCAGGTGGACGACCGGGGCTATTTGCGCCGGGTGCTGTTGCGCCCAGCCCAGGAGCATGATGTCACGGTGGCCGTGCGGCTGCTACGGGGGTTGAAGTATGTGGTGGTCACGGGAGACAGGGGCTACCTGAGCCGAGGGCTCAAGGCGGAGGTGGCCCGGCAGGGGGTGGATCTGATTGCCCGGCATAAGCGGAACATGCGACCCCATAGCCAGCGGGAGCGGTGCCTGTTGAGAGGGCATCGGATCATCGAGAGCGTCTTTTCCAGCCTGGATCGACTGGGGCTGAGCGAACGCCCCTACCGCAAGACCCGGGGGCTGATCTTTCACATCTATGCGGTATTGCTGGGCTACGGTCTGCGCATGCGGATGGAGCACGACCCTGCCTGGAAGCTCCTGATCTCTTATGGGCGCAGGCTGGAGATAGGGTGGGGTTGTTTTTCCGAATTGGGGTTAACTCTTTCGAGCAGCTTAAAGAGTATCTTGTTCGCAAAGGGCCAGATGAGTCTGTCCCTCCTTACTGGATTGAGTTTTTGA
- a CDS encoding transposase, whose protein sequence is MWQVVEAIRKNGNGYSLAGVVFDNQFAGKAYLAKLYQHNIPFVARARLNQKVEHAGKQRSIRELGEHYPPGKARYYKRFGWYVKRIKITLADVGRLDMLLIWLPQPAGFKLMALFSTLDAGIQEVLAAWKARWDLERVHRLLKQNLGLSKCLSRSYAAQLKHADLAIEALHLIRQQKQLHPDLSWRTAQHNAAKTLKSQLLTVLPALSA, encoded by the coding sequence ATGTGGCAGGTAGTCGAGGCCATCCGCAAGAATGGTAATGGTTATAGCCTCGCAGGCGTGGTGTTCGACAACCAGTTTGCGGGTAAGGCTTACCTCGCCAAGCTCTACCAGCACAACATACCTTTCGTAGCTCGGGCCAGACTGAATCAAAAGGTCGAACATGCAGGAAAGCAACGATCTATCCGAGAACTGGGTGAGCACTATCCACCCGGTAAAGCCCGCTATTACAAGCGTTTTGGCTGGTATGTCAAACGCATCAAGATCACCTTGGCCGATGTGGGTCGACTGGATATGCTGCTGATTTGGCTACCCCAGCCAGCAGGTTTCAAGCTGATGGCCCTCTTCTCCACCCTGGATGCAGGCATTCAAGAAGTCCTTGCCGCCTGGAAAGCTCGTTGGGATCTGGAGCGGGTGCATCGCCTGCTCAAACAGAACCTGGGTTTATCCAAATGCCTCTCTCGTTCCTATGCTGCTCAACTCAAACATGCTGACCTTGCCATCGAGGCCCTACACCTTATTCGACAGCAAAAACAACTACATCCAGATCTTTCTTGGCGCACAGCACAGCACAATGCCGCAAAAACCCTCAAATCCCAGCTACTGACCGTACTCCCTGCCCTTTCAGCCTGA